Within Tenebrio molitor chromosome 3, icTenMoli1.1, whole genome shotgun sequence, the genomic segment acaaaacatggaacaatcaaaactaatttttctaagATTACGACGTAgcattttagttgtttttatgCTAGCTAACTCTTGTTATTTGCATCGTTAGATTGACCATCATTCTTAGAATGACCGTCAATGAGTTGAGTTTCGACTTGCGCGATTTGCCCTGGGTCCTGAAACAGTGTTTTGTTTTCACAGATGACATGCAGGAATGATGTTAATAAGGATATGACTAAGCGTCAGTAGAATTGCAAGCAACGCTAAACCAATCTGTTATATACCTTTGGTTTGTCTCTGTGAGTGTCCACCGCATCTATGGGCAACTTGATGTGTTCGACGCGACACCCGTACGCCACCGGCGTCAGTTTGATTATGGTATGTAAAGGAACACGCAAGTAAGGCAACTCATCTGGAACACACATGTTTCTAAACTAGCCCGAAATCGCTCGTAAGTATACTCACCAGCTGATTTATCTAAGAAATACGCCAGCAAACAACGTAAAACGGCTTGATGAGACACCACTAAAACGTTACCTTGCCTTTCTAGCTCCATAATGACGGGTTCGAGACGTCCTACGAGATCTTCGTAGCTTTCCCCTCTGGGGTATCTGTAAGCGAACTTGTTCTGGTCTCTCGAAGCGAACTCTTCAGGGTATTTCTCTTTGATTTCTTCGTAGGTCATTTCTTCGCATACGCCCTGAGACACAAGAAAACATAACATTTGATCGGAAAATGTCGTAGCAACGTACTGCGTCGATTTCATTCAGAGACTTCCACCGCTCTTGCGGCACGTACAAACCGGCCACGGTCTGTATGGTCCTCTTCAACCACGACGTCCATATTCTGAGACCTTCGATATGTTGCTCTTGAATGTAGTTAGCCAAGGCGGCGGCGTAATGTTTGCCCCTTTGACTGAGATTTGAATCCCCACCGATTCGACCTTCCAGATTCTGTTCGCTTTCGCCATGCTGAAGAAAAACCGTCAGTGAAAAGTCACAACCGACAACTACTCAACACGCTTACTCTGGTCAGATAGATAGTTCTTGGAGTGATGTGGATGTTCATCAGGTAGTAAACGATTCTGGCTTGAATGTGTCCTTCGTGTTTGTGCACCAAACATTTCTCCCCCGTGTTGTAGATCTTCATGAACGACACGTCCTTCTCTTTTTCCTCGTCCAGCTGCTGATACCTCTCTTGATAGTGTTGGATTCTCAAGAGAAAATCTTCTAGAACTGCATCTTTGTTCATGTTAACGTAATCCGGACTGCTGACTTTCACTTCTTTGATGTTCTGCTCGATGATTTGAGGGTCGTCGCAGATCGATTCGACGAAGAACAATTTGTAGCCCATCTTGTTGACAACGTAGTCTTGGATCATTTTTCGTCTTTCCCTCGTGGAATTGGTGGCGTCAAACACGGCGACCTCACCGCCAGATTCCAGCCACTGACAAACATCTTGCAAGGCCTCGATGGCGCACTGTTGTCTCAAAGCCATCGCTTCTTGGTTGTCCGGGCGGAAGAAATCGTGATTCTTGTAGGCTGTGGTCGCATGGCGACGGTACTCGCCTAAGTTGAACACTAAAAATCTTCCGTTAGCCGAGAAAATTTCTACAATTCACAGGTTGTACCTTTGGTGTTGATACCAATCCAGTTTAAGTAACGAGACAATTTTTTAGAGATGTATGTCTTTCCTCTGGCCGGAAGGCCAACCATGGCGATGACATGCGGGCTGTTGACATAGTTTGCTCTCTCACCTTAAaatgaaacacaaaaaaaccAATATTAAAAAACGGAGATATTTTTGGAGTTgtgattaatcaaaaattgcaATCAAAAAgtcaaaggtttttttttaaattacgtaAAAATAGTTCAATGTGTTTGATTGTAATGGACACTCTGATGTAACGAGAACTGTTTGTTGTCAATCATGTGTACAATCGCATCGGGTTTAGTTTGTTTAACCTTCAGCTAACTTTTATCATTGACATGTTAACTTagcaatttcaataaaaaaatacctatcCGGAGAGAAACGGCCCTCTGGAATTGAGATCGACGTCTCTTCAACATTGTAATCACAGGTGCAActtacttaaaaattaaaaacaactaaaagTTTGTCATACAAAACATGCACACAAGTAACATTTAATTGACATTCACAATCGGAGTGCGaagataaaaaaatgcatCATAAAGTTACTGTCTGCAACCTTCGTCCacacttatttttattttctcttttgtAAATCGTTATATACCGCAAACAAGAACACAACTGGTAAAACAAATATAGATTCACGTTCACGCACACACACATACACACTTTTCCATTGAAAACCTACACTGTTCGGTTCTTATTAATAGAAAAAGGCCGCCACGTGGTATCAAATACCTGAAGTGGGGAGATAatgatgataaaaaaaaatgtctgagATTCAGTTTATTCTTGGGCAGAGATAACGAACTTTGATATGAGACGTCATGCGCAAGGTGAACTGACGTCTTCCACAATCCAAAGAATGAACATCTGTTACtcaattattattcattacttAACAATTTGTGCAATCGTTTTGTTATTGTCTTACAATACCTAAtgacacaaaaattatttcggtAATAAGCACTGTTGAGAGACTCTCATGTACTGGGTCAATTAAGTCGGTTTGGAGTGGGAACGACTTAAGTGATGctagcgataaaaaaaaacttaaaacaaCAATAGGCAACCATAAAAACATTGCGCTGGAAATTTACTGCCAGACGATAACAAATCCCATAAATTGAttgtttcaattaattttaattgattccGAGATATTAAATCGTTGTCAGTTTAGAGTAAACTGTACAATGGAATGATTTGAAGTggacagtaaaaaataaagctCGACATACCTGCACTTTCCCAAGAGTtcatttgacttttttttgtgaagtCACCGTGGCTGTTGTGGTTAACATGCGCCATAGCAAAGTATTGTAGATATTGAACGATTTTTGTTAACTGATAAGCGTTGGGATTTAACGGTGTTGTTCGCTATTGGTTCCCCGTCTAGTAACACGACTAATAGTTGTTCCAGCAATTTTACTTCGTCCTTTCTAAATAACGTGTCGTCGATCCGGATTTTCGATAAGAGCGCATGAATTAACAACGTGTTT encodes:
- the Pfrx gene encoding 6-phosphofructo-2-kinase/fructose-2,6-bisphosphatase 1 isoform X5; the encoded protein is MLKRRRSQFQRAVSLRIGERANYVNSPHVIAMVGLPARGKTYISKKLSRYLNWIGINTKVFNLGEYRRHATTAYKNHDFFRPDNQEAMALRQQCAIEALQDVCQWLESGGEVAVFDATNSTRERRKMIQDYVVNKMGYKLFFVESICDDPQIIEQNIKEVKVSSPDYVNMNKDAVLEDFLLRIQHYQERYQQLDEEKEKDVSFMKIYNTGEKCLVHKHEGHIQARIVYYLMNIHITPRTIYLTRHGESEQNLEGRIGGDSNLSQRGKHYAAALANYIQEQHIEGLRIWTSWLKRTIQTVAGLYVPQERWKSLNEIDAGVCEEMTYEEIKEKYPEEFASRDQNKFAYRYPRGESYEDLVGRLEPVIMELERQGNVLVVSHQAVLRCLLAYFLDKSADELPYLRVPLHTIIKLTPVAYGCRVEHIKLPIDAVDTHRDKPKDPGQIAQVETQLIDGHSKNDGQSNDANNKS
- the Pfrx gene encoding 6-phosphofructo-2-kinase/fructose-2,6-bisphosphatase 1 isoform X4, translating into MAHVNHNSHGDFTKKSQMNSWESAGERANYVNSPHVIAMVGLPARGKTYISKKLSRYLNWIGINTKVFNLGEYRRHATTAYKNHDFFRPDNQEAMALRQQCAIEALQDVCQWLESGGEVAVFDATNSTRERRKMIQDYVVNKMGYKLFFVESICDDPQIIEQNIKEVKVSSPDYVNMNKDAVLEDFLLRIQHYQERYQQLDEEKEKDVSFMKIYNTGEKCLVHKHEGHIQARIVYYLMNIHITPRTIYLTRHGESEQNLEGRIGGDSNLSQRGKHYAAALANYIQEQHIEGLRIWTSWLKRTIQTVAGLYVPQERWKSLNEIDAGVCEEMTYEEIKEKYPEEFASRDQNKFAYRYPRGESYEDLVGRLEPVIMELERQGNVLVVSHQAVLRCLLAYFLDKSADELPYLRVPLHTIIKLTPVAYGCRVEHIKLPIDAVDTHRDKPKDPGQIAQVETQLIDGHSKNDGQSNDANNKS
- the Pfrx gene encoding 6-phosphofructo-2-kinase/fructose-2,6-bisphosphatase 1 isoform X3, with the translated sequence MFLWLPIVVLSFFLSLASLKSFPLQTDLIDPVHESLSTVLITEIIFVSLGERANYVNSPHVIAMVGLPARGKTYISKKLSRYLNWIGINTKVFNLGEYRRHATTAYKNHDFFRPDNQEAMALRQQCAIEALQDVCQWLESGGEVAVFDATNSTRERRKMIQDYVVNKMGYKLFFVESICDDPQIIEQNIKEVKVSSPDYVNMNKDAVLEDFLLRIQHYQERYQQLDEEKEKDVSFMKIYNTGEKCLVHKHEGHIQARIVYYLMNIHITPRTIYLTRHGESEQNLEGRIGGDSNLSQRGKHYAAALANYIQEQHIEGLRIWTSWLKRTIQTVAGLYVPQERWKSLNEIDAGVCEEMTYEEIKEKYPEEFASRDQNKFAYRYPRGESYEDLVGRLEPVIMELERQGNVLVVSHQAVLRCLLAYFLDKSADELPYLRVPLHTIIKLTPVAYGCRVEHIKLPIDAVDTHRDKPKDPGQIAQVETQLIDGHSKNDGQSNDANNKS
- the Pfrx gene encoding 6-phosphofructo-2-kinase/fructose-2,6-bisphosphatase 1 isoform X2, whose amino-acid sequence is MSSGLDILRGSLRVRNGCGVGSGPYTYWKINEVKACPSVMSPETKRLLPPNTETVQTKPFPIRGERANYVNSPHVIAMVGLPARGKTYISKKLSRYLNWIGINTKVFNLGEYRRHATTAYKNHDFFRPDNQEAMALRQQCAIEALQDVCQWLESGGEVAVFDATNSTRERRKMIQDYVVNKMGYKLFFVESICDDPQIIEQNIKEVKVSSPDYVNMNKDAVLEDFLLRIQHYQERYQQLDEEKEKDVSFMKIYNTGEKCLVHKHEGHIQARIVYYLMNIHITPRTIYLTRHGESEQNLEGRIGGDSNLSQRGKHYAAALANYIQEQHIEGLRIWTSWLKRTIQTVAGLYVPQERWKSLNEIDAGVCEEMTYEEIKEKYPEEFASRDQNKFAYRYPRGESYEDLVGRLEPVIMELERQGNVLVVSHQAVLRCLLAYFLDKSADELPYLRVPLHTIIKLTPVAYGCRVEHIKLPIDAVDTHRDKPKVPGELEERFRFKSHRT
- the Pfrx gene encoding 6-phosphofructo-2-kinase/fructose-2,6-bisphosphatase 1 isoform X6 translates to MLKRRRSQFQRAVSLRIGERANYVNSPHVIAMVGLPARGKTYISKKLSRYLNWIGINTKVFNLGEYRRHATTAYKNHDFFRPDNQEAMALRQQCAIEALQDVCQWLESGGEVAVFDATNSTRERRKMIQDYVVNKMGYKLFFVESICDDPQIIEQNIKEVKVSSPDYVNMNKDAVLEDFLLRIQHYQERYQQLDEEKEKDVSFMKIYNTGEKCLVHKHEGHIQARIVYYLMNIHITPRTIYLTRHGESEQNLEGRIGGDSNLSQRGKHYAAALANYIQEQHIEGLRIWTSWLKRTIQTVAGLYVPQERWKSLNEIDAGVCEEMTYEEIKEKYPEEFASRDQNKFAYRYPRGESYEDLVGRLEPVIMELERQGNVLVVSHQAVLRCLLAYFLDKSADELPYLRVPLHTIIKLTPVAYGCRVEHIKLPIDAVDTHRDKPKVPGELEERFRFKSHRT
- the Pfrx gene encoding 6-phosphofructo-2-kinase/fructose-2,6-bisphosphatase 1 isoform X1 — protein: MSSGLDILRGSLRVRNGCGVGSGPYTYWKINEVKACPSVMSPETKRLLPPNTETVQTKPFPIRGERANYVNSPHVIAMVGLPARGKTYISKKLSRYLNWIGINTKVFNLGEYRRHATTAYKNHDFFRPDNQEAMALRQQCAIEALQDVCQWLESGGEVAVFDATNSTRERRKMIQDYVVNKMGYKLFFVESICDDPQIIEQNIKEVKVSSPDYVNMNKDAVLEDFLLRIQHYQERYQQLDEEKEKDVSFMKIYNTGEKCLVHKHEGHIQARIVYYLMNIHITPRTIYLTRHGESEQNLEGRIGGDSNLSQRGKHYAAALANYIQEQHIEGLRIWTSWLKRTIQTVAGLYVPQERWKSLNEIDAGVCEEMTYEEIKEKYPEEFASRDQNKFAYRYPRGESYEDLVGRLEPVIMELERQGNVLVVSHQAVLRCLLAYFLDKSADELPYLRVPLHTIIKLTPVAYGCRVEHIKLPIDAVDTHRDKPKDPGQIAQVETQLIDGHSKNDGQSNDANNKS